In the Zingiber officinale cultivar Zhangliang chromosome 5A, Zo_v1.1, whole genome shotgun sequence genome, AGAATTTAATGTTACGGCAACAGAGTCTTCACAGAGTATGCATGCCATTGCCATGGCAtggccaatatatatatatatatatatatatatatattccatgcTCCATGATTAGTGAGGTGATCCATCACAGTCCGTTGTTGCTCTCAGGACGTAAAATAAAGGCTCAGATTAACGTCATGAACAGGAATTTATGAACTAAGAGAAATCTGTGAAGAAATTAAACAACCACCATACAATGTATCGACCTTTAGCCTTTGTAAGAAGGATGATAAAAAAGATAGCCTAACAGATAAAAAGTGGCACTCTACCTTCGAGAAGGATGGCTTTTAGCGAAGAAATTATGATGCttaagtttagatttttttttttactcgaATTAAGTTTTTGGAAAGAGACGCATGAGAATCCCGTGCGGCCGTGCCAATGTATCATCAGTCtgtttaaatattttaataatgaaAGGAGAGAAGGCCACACAGTAAAACCAAATACCTTGCGTTTATGCATCAATTGGTCCTGTATTCAACAGTTTGGACGGCAACACTGAGCGCATGGAAGCTTTCGATGGAGTCACATTGATGGCAACCCATCACTAAcccaagtttattattattattattattattattattattattattattatttaaatctaatttgacTAACCCTAAACTTCGATGATCCAACACTAGATATAACTAATATCTAAACAAAACCCACTTTTAtacaattttagaaaaaaaatacatttttGGTTCCTCACTTACACTCCTACTAATCTAACGGAGTTAAAGACTTTTTATAGAAAATCTTACTAACCAACTGACGAGTTAAGTACTACAACTGGTTTTTGTTACTCCGACGGCCCCGATGGATGCCGCGTTCTTCTCCCGCAGCATTCTCACCACGTGCGACATCGGAGGGCGGAGACTAGGGTTATCCCCCAGGCACATCGCCGCCATCCCCAATACCTCCGCCGCCTCTCCGGCATCATACTCCCCGGCCAATCCGGGGTCCACCACCTCCGCCGCCCGTCTCTCCACGTCCCGCAGCACGGGGGCCATGTCCGCCGTcagccgcctctccctctccgaGTCGAACGCCTCCCCGCCGGTGACCAGCTCCAGCAGCAGCACCCCAAAGCTGTACACGTCGCTCTTCTTGGAGATCATCCCGGACCGCAGGTAGTGCGGGTCGACGTACCCTGGCGAGCCCACCACCATGGTCCGCCCGGGTCGCGGCGGCGCCACCGCCGCCGAGAAGCCGACGCGCGCAGATCCGAAGTCGCACAGCTTCGCCTCCATCCGGCCGTCGAGGAGCACGTTCGCGGCTTTCACGTCTCCGTGCACCACCTGAGGGTCGCAGCCCTCGTGAAGGTAGTCCAGCGCCTGCGCCACCTGGTGCGCCACCGCCACCCGCCGCGCCCACGGCAGCACCTCCCCGCCGCCACCATGGAGCTTCTCGTGAAGGCTCCCGTTCGGTACGTACTCGAACAACAAAGCCCCTTCTGCCTCTGCAACGCGGATCCAAAATTAACCTCGAATTAGGAAAGATGCCCAAAGATCAGCGATAGGAAACGGCGATTTAGGGCAGACAAAGGACCGCGGTCGTCGCAGTAGCCGAGGAGCCGGACGATGTGGGGGTGGcagaggcggaggaggaggtcGAGCTCCAGGCGGAAGGCATGGTGGAGGCGCTCGCAGGGGCGGTGCAGTTTGAGGGCGGCAAGGGAGGAATCCGGCAAGCGTGCAAGGTAGACGGTGCTGGATCCGCCTTCGCCGACCACCGCGGAGGGGGAGAACTTCCCGGTGGCCGACTCCACCTCGGCCCACCCCATCCGCCTCGGAACCGCTTCCTGCTTCGGAGCCGGATTCCCCTTCTCCGATTCAGTTCCCGGACCATCGGCGACGCGGGCCCGGGCGGGACCCATATCGAAGTCGTCCGAGCCCCCAAAGCAGCAACCGCTGAATGGTTTGCACCTTCGAAACATCTTGACGTACGCGACCGTAGCTAAAGAAATAGTTAGgacgacggcggcggcggcggcgagaaGTAGAAGGATTATAAGCAGGGCCAAATGCATTGCATGCTACTGAGGCAAATAGGAGAATTGAATGAAGAATAGTAGGAATGGAGGATGAGCTAGCGAGCAAAGGGCGGAGGGGCAAGGATTTATATGGAGGTATCAGTTTCATTCatcaataaaaaaagaaaaatgattgATGCAGAATAGAGAGGACGGCATCCAGTCAGCCTAAGTTGGATCGGTATTGTATTATATTGTATTGTGTGGTGACCTACTAATGGGAGAGGGATGGTGCTGGGTTGAGTATAGATTTGATTTAGTTCGGAATCGATGATTTGATGGTTCGACGACTCGATAATTTGACAATTCGGAATTGATGATTCAATGGTCGGATCCATCAATTCGACAGTTTCTGGGAGGTCGACCATTAACCTTAGTTGTTTAAGATGATTACGGTTCATGGTTCGGTACTACCGATTTACTATTCGTTACGGTTCATGGTTCTTGCATGGTTCACCACGATTCGTTTCAAGATTATTGATGTGGATGTATCACATGACATTAGGGAGATTATAGGGATGGAGAGGGGCATTTTCGTCATTTGGCATGTTAGGGTTTTAAGTGGGGAAGCACTGTTCATTTCGCAGAAGGTGGGGGTGTGGGGGTGTGGGTCTTCTCCACTGCGAGTAGGGGAGAAGGACAGGAGGTTTTTAGGGCTCAACCGCCACACTCTCCCTTAGGCTGGCCGCCGCCTCTTCTCGCCCTCATGCTAGCCGCCGCCTCTTCTCGCCCTCACGCTAGTCGCCGCCGCACTCGCCCTCACGCCAGCCGCCGCCGCCGCACTCGCCCTCACGCCAGCCACCTAGCACAAGGGGATGGGGGTTGTTTCCGCCACCGGGAGGAAGATGCACGGACTTAGCCATCTTCACGGTCTTCGATGTCGGCCAGATCAGAGCCCCGCCGCCTTTGTCCGAAGCCGGATACTACCAGCGAGGGCTACCTCCGCCAGCCACCCCTTTTTTCTCCATCAACTACAGCCAGCTTCGGCGGCTCTACGACCGACCACGACAGCTTTACAGTCGCTGTCTCCACTGTTTTCGACGCATATCTGATTCACCGTTGTGCTTTCGGTCATCTGTTATGTTTCCAGCCATCAAGCCGTCGTGTTCTGCCCTTAGTATCACTAGTATGACTGTGAGTCACTTTTACTAGCCGCCCTATGAGCCGTTAGTGTGTGTTCTAGCCTGCGAGCCGTGGACATATTTCGGCCTACGTGTCGTCTTTTGGATACATGTTACGCTGGATGCCATGTCGTTGCCCCCAGATCCGGCTCCTCAGCTGACTCACATTCATCTACCCTTCGAGGCTGCGACGACTTAATCAGCATCGCGACAAGCTCACTGATTCATCTGAGGGCACCCCGGGGTCAGggtactgtaggatcgaaaagaatttagatatctccacaatgacatgatattgtccactttgagcctaagcccttatggttttgctcttcggctctccccaaaaggtctcatgccaatggagatatctttctcttataaatccatgatcttttccatgtgttttcaatatgggactatgtttgcaaccttgcaaccccaacaatccccccctcaaacaaaggaccatggactttccacgtccgatccttggcccaccaggtcttcctgcccctcggtctacccgacctattaggacttcctgcccctcggtctacccgacctactaggacttccttgcctagccacaactaggacttcctgcccctcggtccacccgacctactaggacttcctgcctggtgtctggtcctcttgatccgaacatagaagcccctactttctttgttcgaggttaatattgtactcacatggttcaatcagaccataactcttatgcacagtcggcggttaaaccttctggtagtccgggctctgataccaattgtaggatcgaaaagaatttagatatctccacaatgacatgatattgtccactttgggcctaagcccttatggttttgctcttcggctctccccaaaaggcctcatgtcaatggagatatctttctcttataaatccatgatcttttccatgtgttttcaatatgggactatgtttgcaaccttgcaaccccaacaggtaCGTCACTGTACTCATCTTGTATTTACTTTGTTGTTCTACTGCTATTCGACCGCTTATACATTCGTGGGACCTGCcttgagcatcggggtaccagggaccggggcacCCCGGTCGTTGGCTACAGGTACTGCCGACCAGAGGACctttgacgacttggtcaacacagaggacaattgttaggatgtatactgaaagcctagctttttgtatgaacatttattttgaaatgagaatcacattggtcaaatgtctgcatttagtaaaatgcagttgtccatttaatttatattgtagataacatggtgtgtggtgtcacacagaagatcatgttatcatatccttataaattataaatagtagctcacaaccaagatggattgggacaaaccattagaatggttgtagtgtaatttggtactagtttatcttgactataaaattacactagtacactatgtgtgtattgagcaggaccatttgaagttattccttttatactgactgcataaaagaacataacctctgttattatggatgtgcgtactcttaattccgatataataacaagcatatatacttagtatttattttttaatttatcaatgggtgagatttattcgttaaatcaataggcctgataagttgggaaataatattatttttatggtgtgttgttggttatagaaggaaactttgtcctagttatctaggttgatgatgcccccttgaggagcttataagcattgttatgtaaaccctgcaggtggatttagtctgatatgacaatgaaattgagtggtactactattggagctattttttttgtagtgtctttagttaaacctagggtttattgtgacgagtttaaatattcaatttctttgaaagactttgtctaggaagtggtggttgatcccataaccaagaaggtcgagtgtctggCCAACgatctggaagtcaatccttgaaatagatgtttaatcaacttctgtaatatagtttaacttctgaagaacacatgagttgaacttggagtaaaaatgttaagtttcgtttccaatccaagtttaacttatgaagaacacatggtttgaacttagagtaaaaatgttaagtttcgtttccaatccaagtttaagaacacatgggttgctaggaaaagttttgtgcttgtacaaatttttatatagggaaaacagaacggaattccaagtagcacccaacaattggtatcagagctagttttctgcctctgtgtgtttggttttcagttaaattatgtacttttcatacataaatttaggcaggataatagtaaaatgtgcaaatagattaactctgtggttgcaggcatcctagtttcaactattatgaccttatagtgtttgtgtgtgattggaccctcgagtatgtcgagggcattttatgtgtgtgcatgattgtaattattaaacaCAGCAGAGACTTATTAGTTTTAGacttttacattctgttcgatttagattacatgtacattcccttgtggaatataggatcgataaatgtaaaattttatttttgtcgcggatcgtatctttccgaggcgtggtgctatttgaggaccagaggcgcaacggaaaaggaagcaagatagacatgacgacatgacccgttggcgacggctagggttggtggcacacggaggacaactatggatgaggtcataatagttgaaaaattattttccatatttattgccttttatgctgtttatatgtgctgtgtgtgtgtgcatgttaaagttccttgttttaaataactaagtgggagaggaattatttaatttccacggtctccattgctggtttgtaagtgatgcattcaaacttacacgttggctttgagtgcctttctccacatcggatgagtttgtttgtggatcactagatcaaactccctttatggatgattataggaaattatttaggtttgtgtgatcttctccatctgaaggggcacaatcctatttaatggactaagtatcaagtaatggtatacacttaagcgcatttaatagtatcctccctatcggagtcactgctattatttgtgtgaccgaagaaaactcaactattaattttatttgtcataaagttaggttgacaagataataaaattaatgggtaaacctccctcttacaaatgtttgaatttgtatgcgtccacactatcatgacatacaaaattcaccgtattttgaggtgttggtgaatttaaatgatattgtttgaagaatcaatattattttaaattctaaaattttgaccaaatattttatgattcttaggatttcaaatgactttcaattctcttgttgttatattgaaagaaaacaaatttactggtcctaattacattgattggaaacaaaacttggacattgtcttaactgttgaaggctacaagttcatactttttgagatctgtccaagcttgcctaatagcgattctagtgaagaggagattgagaatcataagaaatgggtcagggcagatgagatgacacggtgttacattttggcttctatgtcaaatgtgctgcaacatcaacatcagaccatgcctactgcttatgacatgatgtgcaaTCTTAAGGAACTtttcagacaccagaatcgggctacttggcaggaggctatgagaaacttgatgacgaccaccatgactgaggggacacccgtaagggatcatatcatcAAAATGATGACTCTtttaaatgagatggaagtccttggagcagaaatcgatgggaAAATCcaagtcgatatcattctccaaatgctgcctaaaagttttgaatagttctgcctgaactacaacatgaacaaaagggtttattcgttggcgaaatttctgacagaacttcaagcagcaaaagggatatttcatcaaagttctcaaattcatattgttgaaaacgtttctgcttctaaactgaaagggagaaagaagaaaaagaaacaagttggttcagcaaatcgatctctagggactgagCCGCATGCatgtgtgaagaagccgaagggcaagtgcttcacatgcaaacagtcaggacattggaaagtggactgtcctagcaaaaaggagaacaataaagatatatcttattctctagtggttgaaacatatttagtggtgttatctactggtacttggtgtgtagatacgggagccactgatcatgtctgcaattcattgcaggggttccaagaaactctACGACTACATGAAAGGGAGATTACCGtcaacatgggcaatgctataaaAGTGACGGTtgctgcagtgggagatgtttataaaaataaaacattgattttgagtaattgtctttatgtaccaagttttagaaagaacttgatttcagtttctaaactatttatggatggatattctgtttcttttgatgacaaagtagttgtcaaaaaAAAtaaggtagttatctgttctggtacgttggttgacaatttatatactctaaatccaataactcccacgatacaacaataggaaatttaaaagaaagagattttaatctttcttttttagaattaccaaattcgttttggagatatgctctggaaacagcagtgtacattttgaacttggtaccttctaagtcagtagtaccctctactcccacagaattgtggaatggacgtaAGTCTAATTTgaaacatattcgaatttggggtagtccaagacatgtgctgaagggagacactgataagttcgaATCACGTACAGAAATTCGCTTGTTtgcgggttatcctaaaggaacgaaaagtagtttattttatagtcctaaagatcagaaggtcattgttagcattaatgcccgatttttagaaaaggactatgtaatgaaccacaaacccattagtaaaattgttcttgaagaaataagagaagatacGTCTATCTTAGAACCAATGGTATAAGATgagatatcataagaaactgtaacacgtgtcacaaatgatgcacaattacaagtaatgcctcgtcgtagtggaagggttgttaggcaacctgatagattcatgtttttaggagaatctttagacttgatccctggtgaacatgaacctgatccctgtacatatgatgaagcactccaagataaagaagcAGCAttggtctatctatggactgaagcaagcttcgagatcttggaacatccggtttaatcttatgaatttattcagtgtccggatgagtcttgtgtatacaagaagagtgacgaaaacatggtggtatttcttgtactatacatataTGGTATTTtgctaattggcaacaatgtcaaagtgttgtcaaacgtaaagatatggttgtccaagcagtttgatatgaaggatttgggagaatgtgagcatattcttgggatcaaagtaataagggatcgcaagaaaagaatgttgtgcttatcccaagcttcatacatcgatactatcctagcttgttttagtatacaaaactccaagaaatgttttctaccttttcggcatggagtatctttatctaaagagatgtgtcctaaaacatcaaaggagacagaggacatgaagacagttccttatgcttcagctgtaggaagcctaatgtatacaatgctatgtacaagaccggatatctgttttgccgtgggcatggttagcagatatcaaagtaacccaagatcgggacattggactgtcgtaaatcatatattaaagtatctgagaaggactagagattatatgctggtttgctccctgtgagttacacggattcggacttccaatcagataaagacagtagtaagtcaacctcagagtatgtgtttactttgggaggtggatcaataacatggaggagtgttaagcagaaatgcgtttcggactccaccatggaagctgagtatgtgacagcctctgaggcagccaaagaagttgtatgactcagaaacttcttgatagacttagatgtgattcctggtttgcttaaaattatcacaatttattgtgataatagtggtgcagtagcaaactcgaaagaaccacgagcccataagtcaagtaaacacattgagcgcaagtaccacctcatacgagacatcataaagcgaggagaagttgttgtcgtcaagattgcttcagcagataacctggtagattcTTTCACTAAGATCCTtccggcaagagcttttgatgggcacgTTGAGGGGATGAAAATCAGATATATGGTAGCATATATGacagcataatcttttagtataagtgggaggttgttatgatgtatactaaaagtctagttttttgtatgaacatttattttgaaatgagaattacattggtcaaatgtctacatttagtaaaatgtagttgttcatttaatttatattgtagatagcatggtgggtggtgtcacacagaagatcatattatcagttccttataaattataaatagtagctcacaatcaagatggattgggacaaaccattggaacggttgtagtataatttggtattagtctgtcttgattataaaattatactagtacactatgtgtgtattgagtaggaccgtttgaggttgtttgatttgtactgactatataaaagaacataacctctgttattatggatgtgcgtattcttaatcccgatataataacaagcacatgtacttagtatttatttctttaatttatcaatgagtgagatttattcgttaaatcaataggcccgataagttgagaaataatattatttatatggtgtgttgttgattatagaaggaaactatgtcctagttatctaagttgatgatgtctcctttaggagctcataaggattgtcatgtaaaccctgcaggtggacttagtccgacatgacaatgaagttgagtggtgctactcttggagctagatattaattaagtgagttgtcagtaattcatttaattaatggacattcaatatcttaaacacaagaacactaacacactcatgataagaaggagcccataatgtaatatgagattgatacggtagttcaataataactctttagtggtatgaattattattgatgaacttgagttgagtgttcggaacgaacataggaagctcaagctcatcaggagaccaaaaccaattgctcctctcggtccttactgtaacctctataaagcctcgcgttcACCCGTTCTGATTTTGCTTCTTATCCaaatgaggggtcggccacatccttgcttggtgcccaagcaaggggtcgctCAAGctctcttggtgcccaagatgtgggtcgaccaagtcatgcttggtgcccaagcat is a window encoding:
- the LOC121981294 gene encoding salt tolerance receptor-like cytoplasmic kinase 1, which encodes MHLALLIILLLLAAAAAVVLTISLATVAYVKMFRRCKPFSGCCFGGSDDFDMGPARARVADGPGTESEKGNPAPKQEAVPRRMGWAEVESATGKFSPSAVVGEGGSSTVYLARLPDSSLAALKLHRPCERLHHAFRLELDLLLRLCHPHIVRLLGYCDDREAEGALLFEYVPNGSLHEKLHGGGGEVLPWARRVAVAHQVAQALDYLHEGCDPQVVHGDVKAANVLLDGRMEAKLCDFGSARVGFSAAVAPPRPGRTMVVGSPGYVDPHYLRSGMISKKSDVYSFGVLLLELVTGGEAFDSERERRLTADMAPVLRDVERRAAEVVDPGLAGEYDAGEAAEVLGMAAMCLGDNPSLRPPMSHVVRMLREKNAASIGAVGVTKTSCST